The nucleotide sequence TTCGGGTCAATCAAGACGGCAGCATGACTGTAGAGATGAAGGTGCGCTTGACTATTAAAGAGGAGGAAACGGTTCATTGGACGACAACACTCAGTCGGCAAAGTGTTGCAAGTCAAATGAATTCTGGCTTGGAGTCACATTCTGATCTAGGTGCAGCTTTAGCTGACAACATGGCCCGAGATATTGGCTTTGATGCGTCAGCAATCCAAAGATGTCTTGAAGAATATAACAATCTCTCAACTAATGAAGACCTGTATGAAGAGATAATGGACGGTACAGCAAAAGAAAGCATCAGAATAAAAGGGCCCCTGCAGCCAGttccagaacaaaaacaaatatttattgaaACTGAGAGCCAAGATACTATACCAAGATTAAACATCTCAAGGGAAGAGGCAAGTAGTGAGCAGGAGCACTGCCTGGTTAGTACTCCTGGTAAGTGCGATAAACACCCAGTACCTAAGCCACGTAGCGCTGGCATCTCACAAATGCAGACAAGTATGTATAAATCCGCAGAAGTTCTGCAACTACAGGACAGTGGACAGGAGACAGTGCTTCAAATCTATGAGCAGCAGACTTGCCAGAAGAGTTTTCTTGCCAATACAGAATGCTATGCTCAGGGGAAACATACAAGTGATACTGTATTTTCTGCATCCCCTGATACACGTCCCTCTTCAAGCAAAGAGTCTGAGCCCAGACCTGCCACTGTTAATGGTTCTCTCCAAAGACAAGAAAATGTCTTCCCCTCATGGAAGATCCAGACATCCTGTGAAAGAAATTACCCTCCAGAGATCAtaaataaaaagtcaaaaatGCATATGGCTCTAAATGAATATTCTAAAAAGTCAGCTCCTCTGAATGCAGATTCtaacaagaaaagaaagaaagtaagggTTATTGTAAAAAAGAGTCATGTTTTTCACATTATGACTCGTGAAAATAGGAGAAAAAATAGCAAAATTGACATTCTGAAAGAGATCAAAAAAATAAGAGCTGCTATCTTTAGCCAAGCTGGTGTTATGAGAGGTATGACTGAACAGTACAGAACCAGATCTGTCAAGAAATTATTAAAAGATAAAAGAACCGATCTACCCAAGACTTTTATGATGCAAATAGAAAGTCCAAATAAATTATCTGTGAAAGACTGTACCAATGACGAGCATCCTACCAATGCCGACAAATACCCTGGGAAACAAGGAGAAAATTTTAGCTCACAGAATACACATTTACTCAATGTATCAACCAGTAAATGTACTCTTACCCGGCAAACATCAGTGCAAGAAGAACATGAGACACAGGAGCAAAACACACAAGCGCTTAAAGAAAGCACCTCCATTCCTTCACTTCATTACCCTTCCTCAgtattaaatgaatatgtagAACTCTGGCTACAGAAGAGTGAAACAGACACACCTCCTGACCAGGAACAGGTGCCACCATCTAAGCCTTCAGTGGAGTTAGTGATAACTTCTGAGACTCCAGTTGCAAAAGTGGCATCAAAAAAGAATTTAACACCTCCGATTCGACTAGATAGTACTGCTAGAAATATGGCAAAGTTGTCAGTGAAAGAGCCATTCAACTCTTCCCCAAAAAGAACAAGAATGCCAAGAGGTTCTGCCCAAGAGAGCTCATCCCTACCCCAAATTAACACAGCGAAAGGAGAAATGAAGTCTGAAAGTAACACTTCAGTGAACACGTCTTTACCAGTGACACCCTCTCTGATAAATAATCACTGCCAGAGAATGTCTTTGGAAGATAATTCATCACCAAATGGAGATCCATTTTGCAAAACTATTGGCCACTGTATGTCACAAGAAAATACGCAATTGACTAGTTATGCTGCTTTAGATAACAATTTATCCATATGTGAAAAATTATCTTCAAAACAAGAAATAATCCAACTTCACCAATATgtgaaaaaacatgaaaactcAGATGAGACTTTGAGTGACAAATGGAAATGTGCAAACAACTATGTGAAGCCAACATCTCTTACTAGAGAGCGTTCTTCAGAAAAGACTCTATCCACCCAAGCCTCCATAGAACAAATACCCAAAAACAACACTTTGTCCAAGGCATCTCTGTTCAGCAATCAGGTTGTAGAGAAAACAGGCCTTTCTCAGAATGGAGCATTTTACAAAAAGCCAAAAACTGGACCGTTAGGAAATGTCAAGGGATCTAAATCTATGATTGCACAAGGATTGGTAGGCTCATGTCAAAATGATAAGCATACATCTTTAGGTCcactaaagaaagaaatggcagTCTTTCCAGCagaaaaatcatacacagtcaaAATGGCAGTCAGGCCTGATATGAGGCATGTGCTGGATGAGCTCTGCTGTTCAATTAATTCGCTCCGTGAAGCAGCACAGCACAAGCGGTCCTGTTTGGAGAAATCCAATAGCCTGCCAGACTTTTCCTCGCACTTGGCATCTACTTTTGGTTCCTCATCACGAGTGCTCCTAGCATTCCTTTCAGTCATGACTTTGAGGGATGGTCTGGCGAACGCACTCCGCCAAGCCGAGAACAGTCTGAGTTGCTCAGAGGCTTTGCTCATGCTTCAGTCTCTTAAGGAGATGGCAGCTATTGAGGATGCAGAGCAGCTGAGAGCCGACTTAAATGCTCTGCAGAAATCAGCATCTGATCAGCTGCTGCAAAGCTGGAAAGGTTTTCAACAACTGACCAACATGTGCATGAGTTCTGGTCTCACACCAGAGTGCACTCAAGGTGGGTCTTACAGTGCGTCaagctctgaggaagaaacaaTTCAAGGTCTCATGGAAGAACTAGGTGTTCCAGACAGAGTTCGAGAAGAGTTGGCTGCTCTCCACACCCAAGGAAAAGAGGGAGTCAGAAGTAACCAGGGTGAGAGATCAGAAGAGCTGTCTGAGTCACTCCAAGAGAAAAAGGTAACTAGATATACAGAATCAGgcttaaacaaagaaaaagaaacagtcaGGTTTCCTGACTCTGTGCTTGAAGATATAAGATCATATGTTAAATTTGTCGTTGAAAAAGCAGTTTATGCACATATCAATTCAGAGGTCTGTAGGGCACATTCATTGCTTGGCACTGAAAAAGAAATCAGAGTAGTAACTTGTGAACAGGACAGAAATTCTTGTCCCACAGAGAGAATACAACAGGCTGACGCCATACAAGATTCTAACATCTGTGAAAACATCTTGGAAGAAAAGCAACAAAGAATTGAGGAGAACGATATTAGACATAAAGAGAAACAGGAAGCATAttcaaaacaggaaataaatatgaaagagATCAAACACAGGGTAGTGTGTGAACAGAGTGGAATGACACAAGGAACAATTATATCTAAGGATGACAGTGTAGAGGAAGATTACATTATGGAGACTGATCCTAAATATTCTcataaagaaatgaaggaagtgAAAGACCTAAGAGACGCAAGTGAAATAGATTATGGTAGAATTACTGAAGTGTACCCCAAATTATCAGAGccaaggaaaaataaagaaagcctGACTACCTCTGAAGAGGAGAAATCCAGCATAGAAGAAGATAGCTGTGACGAAGAACATATGAACTTTTCTGAAGATCAGGTCAGTGATAAAGAAGAAAATCTTCAAGTAAATTCAGAAATAGAGCCCCAAGCAAAATGGCAAAGTGAAGATTTGTTgaatcaagcacacacacagttacacagtaaaACAGAGAGTGCGAAGAACACTGGGCAACCTGAAACACAAACTACTTTGATTGCTGTTTGTCTGGATCATGAGACAGGACATCAACCCGAGGAGATTTTTTCTGAGGAGCAGCAGGTGGTTGTGGAGGTACCAGAATGCTACACAGATCAAAAGGAATATAGTCCCAAAGAAGCTGTAGTATGTGAGAGAAAGATAGTACatgctaaaaagaaaaatagttcaGTAGCAAAACTCATCAGTAACCTGGAAACATGTAGACAAAGGCCTAGCAGTAAACCTGAGAAGCCAGAGCAGAGACTTGTGGGTCACACTGAAGTACCAGACCCAGATAACTTAAATAATGTTTCTTTAACTGGTAAACTCATAGAAACAAACTCAGAAGCCAACTCATCTTCATTAGCATTTAGCTACGATTCCCGAAGCAGCTCTGTGGCACAAGAATCAGAAAGAAGCGTTCAGGCTAACAGAGTGAAGTTTATCAGGGATATGTTTCTTGCTAAGAGTCAAACTAGAACCCAGAATGGGCAGAGCCAACTACATAGTCCAAATTCTGATCTATCTGATTCCCAGCCAGAATCTACAGACAGTGGGGGAAACTGGTCACAAGAGGCATCCAGTGGAGAAGATGATGCAAGCCGCTTGGCTATTGCCAAGGGTTTTGTCAGGAGAACCATTGAGAGGCTCTATGGCAGAAGTAATTCGAACAGTGTAAGTGCAGATAATATGAAATCCCCATCTCCCTTGAAGGACAAGCAAAGAGAAGGTCCGGGAAGAACCAATGTATCTAGTCTGGCCTCTTACCATGAAGCTCGCACTCGAGTAATGACTGACTTATCATACTTTAGTGCCACAAATGCATCTGATATCTTCAGTGTGTCAACTGATTGCACCAAACTGAATGAACAGGCACAATCTGGAGACACTAATTCTCTTGACAAAGGACACTGGTTACTTGCAGAAAACCAAATTTGTGAATGCTCTCCAGAACTCAAGAAAGGTCACAGAATTGGGAACAACAAAACCATATCTGTTGATCCTGAGCAACCTTCTAGGCAGGAAGATTCTCTTCATGGGACTCAGCATTCCACTAAGCTTGAGAAATCAGGATTTACTTACTTCAACCTTCCAAATGCAAGTGACGCTGAGCTGGAGCCAGAGGAAAAAAGGGAAGTGAAAGTGGCCCCTGCAAAACAGGCACATAAAACCATGACTGAGAGAAACAGCTTTCTACCTGCCTTCAGCCCACCAGTCTTAAAGAAAGCAGATAATAAGGTGCACCCACTGACAGAAGCTACAACCCCTGCTGTGGTTACTCAGCCAGTCAAAGCACAGAATGCACAAACAGGAGTCATAAAACAATCTGCAGAACCTGATGCCCTTGAGATGCTGTTTGTATTTTGTGGACAACACTGCCCCATACTGTAAACTACGTATTTAGCAATTGCTAGTAGTGGTAATACATGAATATATACCAGACTCATGATGACCTAAGCTGCCTTGTTAGCATAATGGCTTTTGAAAGGCAACAGTTTCTTGAGGTGCTGAAAATGATCATGTGCGCCACCTTGATTTATGAAGCACATCTGTTGGTTACTGATTAGCACTTAAGGTGACAGAACATGAATAATTTAGTGCCTGATCTCTCATCATAACGCTGAACTGTCAATTGTTCAGTGCTTGTGTTCATaccttttttaatgaaaaaaggaATTGTAATTAATTCCATACATGGAAAAAATGGATGTTTTATATGCCTCCCTCATAGAAAATTTGCCCAGTGACTTGTCATTAATGCTAAAGAGATGCATATTTGTTTACATCTTGACTGCCTTGCCTCTGTTTGAAGCAGGGTAAAGAAAAGCTCCTTTGGTGAGTTGAATGCCATCCTGTGCATTATGGCAATCTCATTTTGACCAAATACTTTAGTGTCACAGACAATTAGCTCTAGCTCCCGAAATGAGACCCAGATGTGGGTAATAAAAAGCAATAACTGATAATTATACAGACCAGTCGGGAGCATACTGTATTAAGGCACATAATTTGAAATGggcttaatatttatttaattccttTGTACATATTCAGTGTATATACCACAATTACTAGACACTGTCTGAAGCTAATGTGTTTTCGAAATACTGTatttttctaataaataaattctatatGTGCATATACACTGTGAGACATCCTGCAGTATAATACTTACTGCACAGTAAGTTGGAAAAAACACCAAAACAGTTCTTCCATTCCAAGTTCTAATTCAACGTTGCAAGGTCAATGGCAGCtgggtatttttgtgtgtttaaatatgtttaaGTAAAGGCTCAATGTCCTAGATATGTGTACCACTAGATGTCAGCAAAAAACTTCTCATTGCGTCTAAAGCAGGAacgtccaatcttatccacaaaaggtcggtgtgggtgcaggtttcatTCCAAACGAGTAGAAGCCACaactgagtctactgaaagccaagatcagttgattaaacaggtggaatcaggtgtagcttctgcttgattggaatgaaaacctgcaccacacATCAGATCTTTGTTGCATGCTTAGTTTTtaaagaatgcaccttgtagTAATAGTtaagctctatgtttgtccaTGTCatctgtactttgtttttgttctgtgcagcacctctggtccaggaggaacgttgtttcacttcactgtgtactgcataagctatatatggttgaagtgacaataaagcttctttgactttgactttgattttgagataagattggacacctctgGTCCAAAGAATAATACACTGACAGATAGCATATTTTGCTAAGTTTGTGTTTAAGTAAATAAACTCCATTTAGGCTCCATGGCATCTGTTGCCATAGGCTCTTCGAAtcattccttcatttctttcaaaataaaattgaCTCTTTTTTCTACCAACATGCCTCTGACTTTATTTTGTTCACCTCCTCCTTGCCCATCACTCATCAGGAAGTTAAAAAAATGCAGCTCAACATCACACAGGCTTGATTCTGCCTGTCTATTATCTTGACCCCTATTTCTTATATCACTACTTGAGAATTTTGGTTTTCTGAATAACTGCCCTGTAACCTCTAATGTGCCATTTGCTGTTAAACTGCCTCCTAAATGGAGTCTACCTAGTAATAAATTCCAAATACTCTTAATCTAATTTCTATCCTCTCCACAGCTTGGTAAGAATTTACATAATGTTTATTTGTCCTTGTTTTATCACCTGTATTAAATTCTTATTCGTGCTTGTTATTTGATTATTTCCTATTTATTGGATTTCTTTAATTATGGAAATCAGttatgtgttttaaaaaaaaaaggtgcccaaaaataaaatgttttttttattattattcattcagtcatcttcagtaacctcACACAGACAGCAACCCAGGCATGAACCATGGACCCTGGAGCTATGAGGCAGCAACCTTAAGCCCTGCACcattatttatctgtctgtctgtatgtgtgtttgctcattTGTTTAAatggttgttttttgtttttttttaatgtttatttatcatttatttattttactttaatgaaGTATGGGGAcgcatacaccaatcaggcataacattatgaccactgacaggtgacatgaataacactgattatctcctcattatCTGTATTattacctgttagtgggtgggatatagttgatgtgttagaagcaggaaaaatgggcaagcataagtatttgagcgagtttgacaagggccaaattgtgagagctagacgactggatcagagcatctccaaaactgcagctcttgtggcatgttcccggtctgcagtggtcagtatctatcaaaagtggtccaaagaaggaagagtttgttgcatatggggctgcatagccataGACCAGTCAaggtgaccatgctgaccccttgtgcaccaccgaaagtgccaacaatgggcaagTGAGAATCAGAACTGGActacagagcaatggaagaaggtggccttggatcctgccatccatgtggatgttactttgaccacctacctaaggactgttgcagaccatgtacaccctttcatgcgAACGGTactccctgatggctgtggcctctttcagcaggataatgcactgtgccacaaagcaaaaaatggttcaggaatggtttgatgagcacaacagcgagtttgaggtgttgactttgcctccaaattccacagatctcaatccaatcaagcatctgtgggatgtgctggacaaacaaatccgatccatggaggccccacctcgcaacttaaaagatctgctgctaacatcttggtactagataccacagcacaccttcagggatctagtgtagtccatgcctcgacaggtcagggctgttttggcatcagaagggggactaacacaatattaggcaggtggtcataatgttatgcctgattggtgtacgcATGCATAGTACCTCTAATAAAATTGTGTAGCACAGCTGAAAACGTGTACTGAGTTGAAACTGGcgttaaatgttttttgtttttgttttttttttgtttttttacaaaatattaagGGCTTTTTTTATAATGACAGGGTTTGGGGGGATGGACACTGCTCCTGTTTAGTTCTCTCAACGAACTTTGTACGCAACGAAaggcttttttgttgttgtttttcatctAACCACTAACGGAAGTACTGGGAGCTATATGAGTATATGCTACCGTATATTTGACTGCAAGTGGCTCTGTGTTGAGATGAGATAACAACAGAGCTTTTTGCAGctaacaaatatatacatagcTGGGTTTGGGGTATGAAAAAGAATGGATATACAGAACTGAACTTTACATACACTTTATCCAGTTGATTATTATGTACAAATAAGCATACTgcataatgcacacacacaattaaaaagCAAGCACAATTACATGGAGTCTGCTGTCTGCTATACGGGCATGAACTCAAACTTATAAACGTAACCAACATATCAACATTTGCCATTTATGAGATGAGCATTTTTTCAGTAGTTACTGTTTACTTTGACCAGTAAGTGAGTCTGAATCAGCCTACACACTCTGGCACATCTCCAGTGCTTTTTATGGCTCTTTATGCAAATGAAGGTAGCTGTTAATGCGGTGTTTGGATGCCAGAAGTTACGAGAAATACACAACTTACACAGAGAACCTACCCAGCTAAAACATGTGATATATCATCGCCTTGGAGAAAGAGTGaatttttaagaatttttaaGAGTGAACTTTTAAGAATCAGGTGAGTAAGTTGAAGCTAAGCTTAACATAATTTTGTGTTGCTGGTattttctggaattttccaCTCATATACATGTTAGGTTCAATATTAACAAACTTGTTTTTGAGTAAATTAAGGCTTGGATTTTGAATCAACTCCATTAAAAATATAACACTGATGATAGTTTGGTGATTTCCATAAAATGTTTCGATTCTGAACCCTCTGGCTAGGCTTCACGTCTTTCTGAGTCTCAGACGGAGAAACTGAAGGACATGTAAATGTGCTTCATGCAACCTTTTTTCTTCTATGAGTGTAGAACTAGTGTTATCTGGTTACAACTTTGGGTGAATTATCAATGGTAATGTTTAGAAACAGATGTTCAACAGTACTTAAAATTACATTTCGAACGTGAAGGTTTAGGTTCCTCATTTTTCTGTTTAAGGGAAACCCTTAAAGATTCTACAGAGAATAACTACAGCAGAGGATTTGCGTTCTGTGAGGAATgagatcagactcattttaaTCCAAAAGTAAGTGcaataaaatgctttaaatgtttCTAAATATGGTGTCACGTTTTATTCCATCTCTTATTTACAACACCTGCATTCAGAGTGATCCATAAGCCATTATTATTGATTTCTGGGAGGAAGAGAAGCAaacactttttctgttttttcaagACATTTTCATGTCAAGATATTTTTTATCAGATGTTATAAAGACATATTAGAAACAATAATTCTATTCTCTTTGGTTGTCAAGTTCAAACTGAAGCTTTATTGACATGACTGGCAATTAATTGATGCGCATTTAgtgttaaaatacataaaacatttaaaaacatatgAGCACATTTACAAAAAAGGAAGAACAATGGGAGTGTTAAAGTGTTAAAGGTAAATGAAGGCAGTTTCAATTgaattcatctctctctctctctctctctctctctctctctctcactcactggtAGTATGGGATGTGTGAGTTCTAGGGAAaagggtggtggtgtggagcAAAGGTCGAAACCCCGACCCCCAGAAGTCAGCAGATACACTGGAGACCCAACTAAagtaaaatacaaatacaaagattctatctatctatctatctatctatctatctatctatctatctatctatctatctatctatctatctatctatctgtctatctgtctatctgtctgtctgtctgtctgttttagaTAAAACATTAGGTTTTACCAGTGCACATTAATCTATTTTAAAATAGAGAATGTATTTAAGGCAAATGGAATGTTTGCaagttgtatttattattaaaaaaatatatttctttcttttctctgaatCACTCACCGGtattacacacatttataacatttagCTTCACATCACAAAATCGCTTCTGTTTTAAACTAATTACTCTGTCACTGTTGAGCAGCTATGTAACACATGTATcaaataattgtttatttttggatAATTAACATGTAATAGGTATACAATTATATACCTAAAAGTATAGgctcatttccatttttttttttttttaaataaacattatcaTTCTTTTCTATTTGTATCTTGTTTATAAGCctataaaattgttttatttagtttttaacaGCAACT is from Hemibagrus wyckioides isolate EC202008001 linkage group LG07, SWU_Hwy_1.0, whole genome shotgun sequence and encodes:
- the LOC131356225 gene encoding uncharacterized protein LOC131356225, which encodes MNDASGLQKAALRKQSPGNSHTLLPSRQPYMSKPFASRHVCFYKSGDAQFSGLPVVINNRTFKTFEALLDSLSKRVPLPFGVRTITTPRGHTAVRALDQLYDGHSYICSDKRTVKPIDLEQARRKPPPWYHARPVSSRHPRERKSPLPRNSRRNEHAALLHTPKRLVVFRNGDPEVKHTLLLQKRTTHSFEALLDHISEVMCFPVRRLHTPDGRRVDGLPALILCSGVLVAAGREPFRKGNYDVQKPFAPTWLPAKSVGRLHPATRKKKSMTSSTKSRPFSPSSEHYIVNQLHNSFAESVSVEMETGHQLESVAETDTVTCMDGDTNEYVCMPKDDDIEKSFRVNQDGSMTVEMKVRLTIKEEETVHWTTTLSRQSVASQMNSGLESHSDLGAALADNMARDIGFDASAIQRCLEEYNNLSTNEDLYEEIMDGTAKESIRIKGPLQPVPEQKQIFIETESQDTIPRLNISREEASSEQEHCLVSTPGKCDKHPVPKPRSAGISQMQTSMYKSAEVLQLQDSGQETVLQIYEQQTCQKSFLANTECYAQGKHTSDTVFSASPDTRPSSSKESEPRPATVNGSLQRQENVFPSWKIQTSCERNYPPEIINKKSKMHMALNEYSKKSAPLNADSNKKRKKVRVIVKKSHVFHIMTRENRRKNSKIDILKEIKKIRAAIFSQAGVMRGMTEQYRTRSVKKLLKDKRTDLPKTFMMQIESPNKLSVKDCTNDEHPTNADKYPGKQGENFSSQNTHLLNVSTSKCTLTRQTSVQEEHETQEQNTQALKESTSIPSLHYPSSVLNEYVELWLQKSETDTPPDQEQVPPSKPSVELVITSETPVAKVASKKNLTPPIRLDSTARNMAKLSVKEPFNSSPKRTRMPRGSAQESSSLPQINTAKGEMKSESNTSVNTSLPVTPSLINNHCQRMSLEDNSSPNGDPFCKTIGHCMSQENTQLTSYAALDNNLSICEKLSSKQEIIQLHQYVKKHENSDETLSDKWKCANNYVKPTSLTRERSSEKTLSTQASIEQIPKNNTLSKASLFSNQVVEKTGLSQNGAFYKKPKTGPLGNVKGSKSMIAQGLVGSCQNDKHTSLGPLKKEMAVFPAEKSYTVKMAVRPDMRHVLDELCCSINSLREAAQHKRSCLEKSNSLPDFSSHLASTFGSSSRVLLAFLSVMTLRDGLANALRQAENSLSCSEALLMLQSLKEMAAIEDAEQLRADLNALQKSASDQLLQSWKGFQQLTNMCMSSGLTPECTQGGSYSASSSEEETIQGLMEELGVPDRVREELAALHTQGKEGVRSNQGERSEELSESLQEKKVTRYTESGLNKEKETVRFPDSVLEDIRSYVKFVVEKAVYAHINSEVCRAHSLLGTEKEIRVVTCEQDRNSCPTERIQQADAIQDSNICENILEEKQQRIEENDIRHKEKQEAYSKQEINMKEIKHRVVCEQSGMTQGTIISKDDSVEEDYIMETDPKYSHKEMKEVKDLRDASEIDYGRITEVYPKLSEPRKNKESLTTSEEEKSSIEEDSCDEEHMNFSEDQVSDKEENLQVNSEIEPQAKWQSEDLLNQAHTQLHSKTESAKNTGQPETQTTLIAVCLDHETGHQPEEIFSEEQQVVVEVPECYTDQKEYSPKEAVVCERKIVHAKKKNSSVAKLISNLETCRQRPSSKPEKPEQRLVGHTEVPDPDNLNNVSLTGKLIETNSEANSSSLAFSYDSRSSSVAQESERSVQANRVKFIRDMFLAKSQTRTQNGQSQLHSPNSDLSDSQPESTDSGGNWSQEASSGEDDASRLAIAKGFVRRTIERLYGRSNSNSVSADNMKSPSPLKDKQREGPGRTNVSSLASYHEARTRVMTDLSYFSATNASDIFSVSTDCTKLNEQAQSGDTNSLDKGHWLLAENQICECSPELKKGHRIGNNKTISVDPEQPSRQEDSLHGTQHSTKLEKSGFTYFNLPNASDAELEPEEKREVKVAPAKQAHKTMTERNSFLPAFSPPVLKKADNKVHPLTEATTPAVVTQPVKAQNAQTGVIKQSAEPDALEMLFVFCGQHCPIL